From Medicago truncatula cultivar Jemalong A17 chromosome 7, MtrunA17r5.0-ANR, whole genome shotgun sequence, a single genomic window includes:
- the LOC11435941 gene encoding cyclin-C1-2: MAANFWTSSHYTHLLVQEDVDKVNPVDKEKGVTLEDFKLIKMHMSNYILKLAQQVKVRQRVVATAVTYMRRVYTRMSMTEYDPRLVAPACLYLASKAEESTVQARLLVFYIKKLYADDKYRYEIKDILEMEMKILEALKYYLVVFHPYRSLSGFLQDAGLNDLSMTQLTWGLVNDTYKMDLMLVHPPHLIALACIYIASVLREKDTTVWYEELRVDMNVIKNISMEILDFYENNRMFTDERINTALQKL; the protein is encoded by the exons ATGGCTGCCAATTTCTGGACATCATCTCATTA CACGCATCTTTTGGTTCAAGAAGATGTGGATAAGGTGAATCCAGTTGATAAAGAAAAGGGTGTCACCCTTGAGGATTTTAAGCTCATTAAGATGCATATGTCCAATT ATATTTTGAAATTGGCTCAACAAGTAAAAGTGAGGCAAAG GGTTGTTGCTACTGCAGTTACATACATGAGGCGTGTTTATACAAG GATGAGTATGACAGAATATGATCCACGCCTTGTAGCTCCAGCATGCTTGTACCTTGCATCAAAAGCAGAAGAAAGCACAGTGCAAGCTAGGCTGCTTGTATTTTACATTAAGAAATTAT ATGCTGATGATAAGTATAGATACGAAATCAAGGACATACTTGAAATGGAGATGAAGATTTTAGAAGCATTGAAGTATTACCTGGTTGTATTCCACCCATACCGTTCCCTCTCCGG GTTTCTTCAGGATGCAGGTCTGAATGATCTAAGCATGACGCAACTGACTTG GGGGCTTGTAAATGATACATACAAGATGGACCTAATGCTGGTACATCCACCACATCTGATTGCTTTAGCTTGCATATACATTGCTAGTGTACTCAGGGAGAAAGATACCACTGTCTGGTATGAAGAACTTCGTGTTGATATGAATGTG ATTAAAAACATATCAATGGAGATActtgatttttatgaaaacaacagAATGTTCACTGATGAGAGAATCAATACTGCTCTCCAGAAGCTATGA